A region from the Desulfobaccales bacterium genome encodes:
- a CDS encoding ferritin family protein: MKVQEYMLKALKDAVQMEVEGRQFYLEAAKKVKSAGVREIMEYLAESEKYHIEKFNEIYRSLEKDPGWTETMANFAPPHHEPYVCVMAMTKDEQGVGGQDDLQALKTGIKMEECSIDYYTKLAKETNNPLARRFFMSIAHEERGHYMTLMDMHNYLTLPEDWFYVHQMSNVDGA, translated from the coding sequence ATGAAAGTGCAGGAATATATGCTCAAGGCGTTGAAAGACGCGGTCCAGATGGAGGTTGAAGGCCGCCAGTTCTATCTGGAGGCGGCCAAGAAGGTGAAAAGCGCCGGAGTCCGTGAGATCATGGAGTACCTGGCGGAATCGGAAAAATACCATATCGAGAAATTCAACGAGATCTACCGCAGCCTTGAGAAAGACCCGGGCTGGACCGAAACCATGGCAAACTTTGCCCCACCCCATCACGAGCCCTATGTCTGCGTCATGGCCATGACCAAAGATGAGCAGGGCGTGGGCGGCCAAGACGACCTTCAGGCCCTGAAGACCGGCATCAAGATGGAGGAGTGTTCCATCGACTATTACACCAAGCTGGCCAAGGAAACCAACAACCCCCTGGCTCGGCGCTTTTTCATGAGTATCGCCCACGAAGAAAGGGGCCACTATATGACCCTGATGGATATGCACAACTATCTGACCCTGCCTGAAGACTGGTTCTACGTCCATCAGATGAGCAACGTGGACGGGGCTTAA